The genomic region AGTTCTTCTACCATTGCCGTTGAAGTACACAAATTTAATTCTGCTTGATTGTGAGCGGTTTTGAGCAATTCCCACAGCAAGCCTTCCAACATTCCCAACCCGTAATGCTGTAAATACTGCGGTAAATGAGTGTGATACGAGGCAACAAGAGGAATTTTTAGCACTTTGGCATAAAATAACCCCGATAGTCCTAGCACTGCGGGGTTAACCACATGAACGATATCAGGTTGAAATCTCTCCAGTTCGTGACCGATCGCGGGGCGTGGTAATGCCATTTTTAACTCTGGATACAATGGCAAAGGAAAGCCGGAAACACCGTAGACTTTCGCCCCTTTATACTCTGTAATCCCCCCTTCAGGAGCAACGACTAAAACTCGATCGCCGTTACGTTGTAAGTGTTCGACCGTGTGACGCAACCGCGTGACAATACCGTCAACCTTGGGTAGGAAGGTTTCTGTAAATAAAGCAATTTTCATACTTATTGAGGGGCGTTTAGGCTGGGGAGAGTTACCAGCAAGTATTTTCCGATAATCTCAATTTCTTAGCAATGTTGGGATCGCTCACAAGATAGACAGTTGCTCGAATTTAAATTCTCCGCCAAAATAGCCATGTTCGGCAGCAAAGCGACCGATCGCTGGGCGATAAGCTTGGTATACCACAATGGATCGGTCGTCAGATTGCGCCACAATATGATTTCCCGACTTGGGCAATCGGTCGATCTGCGATCTGTAAAGTTCTGTCACCAGTGACATTGAAATAATCCATCATCCCTCAACTACGTATTATGAGGGACAAGCGTATTCACCAGCCAACTACCAACTACCAACTACCAACTACCAATGACTATCTTCTCCAAGTAACTTTAGGCAGAATATGCTTTTTATCAACGCGATCTTGGTACTTGACCGCAAAATTCAGCAGAGAATCAAGCAATGCTTCTGAGAGGAAATGCGGTTGCAAGCCGAGACTCAGTAAACTCGTATTTTTGGCGTTGAAATAGTGTTCTTCTCGCTCAATCCTGGGATTATCGAGATTGTTGACTTCGACTTTCAATCCCAGCGCGTTACCAGCTTTTTGCACCATTGCTGCCAAGTCGCCGACGCTAAATAGTTCGGTAAATTGGTTAAAGACACGGAATTCACCAGAATTAGCAGGATTTGCGATCGCTAATTCGACGCAGCGCACCGTATCCCGAATATCTAAAAAGCCACGGGTCTGCCCGCCCTTACCATATACTGTCAGCGGATGTCCGATCGCTGCTTGAATGCAGAAACGGTTCAGTGCCGTACCAAACACCCCATCGTAGTCGAGACGGTTGATGAGCATCTCGTCCATGCCTGTTTCTTCTGTCAGGACTCCATATACTACACCCTGATTCAAATCTGTGGCACGCAAGCCCCAAATCTTACAGGCAAAGTGAATATTGTGACTGTCGTGGACTTTGCTCAGGTGGTACATACTACCTGGCTGCTTTGGATAGGGTAAGGTATCCTTGCGCCCGTTGTGTTCGATCGTAATGTATCCCTCTTCAATGTCGATGTTAGGCGTACCGTATTCGCCCATCGTCCCCAGCTTGACCAAGTGACAATCGGGGAAACTATCGCGCATGGCATAGAGTATATTCAGCGTCCCAACGACATTATTCACCTGCGTCAGTACGGCGTGTTCGCGATCGATCATGGAAAAAGGTGCGGAACGCTGTTCGCCAAAGTGGACGATCGCTTCCGGTTCAAATTGGTGCAGCGTTTTGCTCAAAAAATCGTAGTTGGTAATATCGCCGACAAACAAATCGATCTTTTTGCCTGTGAGGTCTTGCCACCTTTGAATCCGATGCTGAATCGTTGCGATCGGTGTCAGGGTATCTACTCCAAGTTCGAGATCCCAGTGCCTCCGTACCATGCTGTCTAGAATCCCAACCTCGTAACCTCGATTGGATAAGTAGAGCGCGGTTGCCCAACCGCAATAGCCATCACCACCAATAACCAATACTTTCATCGTCTGTGCGTGTTACTCGCTGATATTCGCTAAATCTACCAGGTTTGTGTCCCCCTTTTGCGTCCTAAATTAGGAGTATATTTTCTGTACAATTGCCTAACCAATAAAAGCCTCTTGCCTCTTGCCTCTTACCTTCTATTTGAATTTTCGGATTTTTATTACAAAATGTTACATTTATGCCGTCAAAACGCTACGCTGTCTTGACACTATGCGAGTAAACCGATAACGTGATATACATACCCGGGTAAGACGATTGAAAAAAATATGCAAGCTAAGCAAAAAGTTACGCTGTATTTAACGCCTGAACTGCATCGGCGGCTCAAAATCAGAGCCGCGATCGACTCGGAACCAATGTCAGAACTTGCTGCCCGTGCGCTCGCCTTTTATTTATCTCACCAAGAGTTGATAGATGAAGCAGAGTCATACGGCAACACGCACAGAGTTTATGCATGTCCTGAATGTGCAACGACGGTGGCATTGAACGAAGGCGAACTAGTATCCCTCAAGGATCAGCCGGGGATCATAGAGCAGTCCAAGCCAGCAAGAGTTGCTGCTGAAGCAACACTACAAGAAGGGCAACTAGCCCTCGCCAGCCACTAATTTCATTGACGCTGATTCATCAAAGCTGAATCCGAAGCGCTGTCCGTACTATCTTTAGGGTCAAAAGTAAGGTCAAAGGCAATGAAAGAAGAGCTAAATATTCTCATACAAGCTCAATACCCGCTGATATACCTTGTGACCTCTGAGGAAGAGCGGGCTGAACAAGCAATAGCAACGATCGCCCAGTTAAGACCGCAGCGCCGAATATTCATCTGGACGGTGACGCACGGAATCGTAGAACACGGTCAGCCACGCCACGTCACGCAGCATAATACCGTATCTCCAGAAGCAGCGATCGAGTGGGTGATCCGCCAACGAGAGCCGAGCATATTCATATTTAAGGATTTACACCCTTTTATTGACGCACCAGTAACGACGAGATGGCTGCGAGATGCGATCGCCAGCTTTAAAGGCACGCAGAAAACGATCGTTCTGATGTCACCGATGCAGCAGGTTCCAATTGAGTTAGAGAAAGAAGTTGTCGTACTAGACTTCCCGCTCCCCGATTTGGCAGAATTGAACCAAGTATTAGAGCGGCAGTTAGAGCAGAATCGCGGACGGCGGCTGACAACCGATGCCAGAGAGAAATTATTAAAAGCAGCTTTGGGCTTAACGCGAGATGAGTCAGAAAAAGTCTACCGCAAGGCTCAGGTAACAGCCGGACAGCTATCAGAAAATGAAGTAGAAGTCGTCTTATCCGAGAAAAAGCAATTAATCCGGCGCAACGGCATTTTAGAATACATTGAAGAGGATGCCACAATCGATGCCGTTGGTGGTTTAGAAGAGCTGAAACGCTGGCTCAAACAACGTTCTAATGCTTTTACAGAAAGAGCGAGAGAATACGGTCTGCCTCAGCCGAAGGGAATGCTGATTTTAGGGGTACCTGGGTGTGGTAAATCTTTGATCGCCAAAACGACATCTCGCTTGTGGGGTCTGCCCCTACTTAGGCTAGACATGGGGCGAGTATATGATGGTTCGATGGTAGGGCGTTCTGAAGCTAACCTACGCAATGCCCTCAAAACCGCAGAATCAATTTCGCCGACAATCCTATTTATTGACGAGTTAGATAAAGCCTTTGCAGGTACGGCAGGCTCGGCTGACTCTGACGGTGGTACGTCTAGCCGCATCTTCGGCTCTTTCCTGACCTGGATGCAAGAGAAAACTTCTCCCGTATTCGTGATGGCAACAGCTAACCGCGTGGAAAGATTACCAGGGGAGTTTTTACGTAAAGGGAGATTCGACGAAATCTTCTTTGTGGATCTGCCAACCGCGGAAGAACGCAAAGATATATTTAGCATTCACCTGCTCAAGCGCAAACGGGATCTGTCCCGCTTCGACCTCGATCAATTAGCAAAAATTGCCGATGGGTTCTCTGGTGCAGAGATCGAGCAAGCCTTAATCGCTGCGATGTACGATGCTTTTGCTCAAGATCGAGAGTTTACCCAACTAGATATTATTGCTGCAATTAAAGCCACGCTACCCCTCTCTCGGACAATGACCGAGCAAGTAACGGCTCTAAGAGAATGGGCGAGACAGCGTGCTAGACCAGCAGCATCCTCCGTGGCTGAGTATCAGCGCATGGAGTTTTAAAAAGCTTTCTCCTACGTTCACAGGGGGAAAGGCTAGCCGCCCAGCTAGCAGATTACCTAAGCCGCATATCCCATCCCAAGACTGCGGCGACATTAACTTAAGCTAAACCGTTGTCGTTTATCGTTACTATCCTTCAGGAGGAATCCCAAATGTCTCACTTTAGCACTCTGCGTACAAAAATCACCGATGCAGAAATCCTCAAGACTTCTCTGCGCGACTTAGGAATTAATGTTAAGACCGAAGCTGATGTCCGTGGTTACAACGGTCAGCGCGTTCGCTCTGACATCGTAGCAGTTCTAGAAGGCGAATACGATCTGGGTTGGTCTCGCAACAGCGATGGTTCTTTCGATCTAATCGCTGACCTGTGGGGTGTTGCTAAGAAGCACAACCAAACCGAGTTAATCAACTCCATCAACCAAAAGTATGCAGTAAATAAGACTTTGGCAGAAGTCAAGCAGCGCGGTCTGCAAAATGCCAATGTCAAATTGGTCGTGCAAAAATAAGTTCTCTGCGCGTTCCCAAGCTTGCGGGTTAACCAGATTTAGAAGGGGTTAACCCCTTTTTTTTGCCCTTGGTCATTTGTCATTAGTCATTTGTGAAATGCGCTCTTGTTGAAAGCACTCTACGTCAGGGTGGGTATTGCCCACCACAGGCGTGAATTCCACTCCTCAAATGAGACTGTTATTGACTAGTCAATAATTACTAATAAACAATACCAATAGAATTAATATCATTCAGGATATAACGTTTCCCATGCAGGTGAAATACATTCGTAGGGGCGCACAGCCGTGCGCCTCTACGAATTTTTAATTTTTATTTTTGATTGATTCATTGAGCCATAGCTGAGCTATGGCTATGCTGAAATCAAATCTTAAATTATTGTTGCTGGCTGTACTATCTATAATATTTTCGTATTTTAATAGTATTTTGAAGCTTAAATTTCAGTATATCTACTGAGTCTTATAAATGTCAGGAAAATCGTATATATCATAACTGAATACAATCAAATACAACCGATACAACCGAATAAATCAGTAAGGCAATGAACGATCGCATTGAGAGAAAATTTTTAGACTCATGCGACAGTTTTTGTATGGGTATCTAGATTTCACTCAAGGTGCAGCAACTCTCAACGAGTTTTTTGCTTAATTACGGAATCTGCTGTAACAGATGTGGATCGCTATAAAGCGTTATCACAGACACACCTATCAACATTTGCTACTGGCGAACAGCGATCGCGATCGCTGTAAAATCTTAGTGCTGAAAATTACATAAACAAATCGCTCGATCGAAAATTCACGTCAACTCAAGGCTTGAGCAAAAATGGCAGACAACATTAACGACTTATTAGATCAGTGCGAACAAAGATCGCAAGTGCTGACTCAATCGGCAGAACAAGCTAACGAGCAAGTCACTCAAATTTTAGAATTTGCCACCAATTTAGCAGCTAATCTCGCTTCCATCGCTGAGGAAGCATTTACTAAGTTTGATGCTCTCAGTGACGAACTAGAAGCTGCCGAACAAAACTTAGAGAGCGAAATGGAAGCGGCTAAGCAGGGCTTCAGCAATTTACAGCAAAAGGTAGGCGAATTGCAATCTCAAACAGAAGCAAAGATCGAGCAGATTGGCGAACAACTAGAACAGTTAAAGAACCGGAAGGAAGAAATGCTTTCGGAAGTGGAGCAGGAAACCGAAACAACCAAATCGGGTTTTGAGGAGCTATCGAAGCTCGTGGAGGAAGTCGAGCAAGAAGCAGAGAAGCATTTAGAAAAAGCAAAAGAGCAGATCGAGCAGTTTCACGGCAAAGTTGAGGATGCAGAAAGTCGTTTTGGCGATCGCAAATCCTCTGTTTTAGAAGACTTTGCAGCTTTGACAGAAGAACTACAAAATCAGCTCGAATCGCTAACAAATGACTTCTCCGACGTAGCTAACGAGAAAAAAGACAAACTCAATGCAGTTGAGAGTAGCTTGGATTCAACTTCTCAGGACATATTATCAGCATTGACGCAAAAGTTTGTCGAAGAAGTTATGAGTGAACTAACGAGTTCATCTGAAAAAATTACCGAAGCCACATCACATTTGCAAGACGCAGGAGATGAGGTAAACGATGCATTAGACGGCAAAATAGGTGAAATTTTGGACAAGGTTGGTGAAGTCACTGATATTGTCGAAAAAATCGAACCAGTACTAGATATGGTTGATAAAATCTTAGGCTAATCGATAACTTTTATTTTTGCTAAATTCAAAATAAGGATAATACAGCATGGCACAAGTTCTAGATTTTGGGCGTGATGTTGATGAAGCTAGTGAGAAGCTGAACGAATTATTAGGTATTCTCGAAACTGCTTGTACGCAAATGGAAGAAGTGTGTACCGATCTAGAATCTGAAACTGAAACTTTAGATGAATCTGCCGAGAGCGTTAGTACAAATATTGAAACTTTAGCAGAATCTTTGCAGACAGCTTTAGAAGAGTTTAGCAGTAATGAAGAAGAAACGAGAGCCGAACTCGATGCTTTGCAACAAGCAATGACAGACATTGAAGGAAAATTAGATGAAGTTGCTCAATCTGTAGAAGCAGCTCAGGCTAATTTTGAATCAGAGATTAATGAGAGTAAATCAGAGCTAGAATCAAGCTTGGAAGAATTAAAAGAAGCATTTAAGAGTTTAGAAGATACAATTTCTAATACTGAAAACTCTGTAGGCGAAGGTCAAACAGAAGCTCAGGAGAAATTTGACGATTTAACTGAGGCGATCGAAGAACTTCAGGAACAGATTGAAGCATTCCAAAGTGAGTTGGAATCAAAATTTGAAGAAGTAGCAAACGAAATTAGCGATACTCAAAATTCTAATCTTGAAAAAGCTTTTAGCGAATACAGCGATAAACTCACGGGAGAGCAGTTAGACAAAATCACCTCTGGTTTTGAGGAATTAGAAAATAATTTCAGCGAATCTTTTGGAGATTTTAACGAACAAGTTACTGAATTTGCTGACGAACTCAAAGAACGATTGACCGAAATTCTAGAAAATACTAGCGAACATGTAGAAGATAACCTCAAGAACGAGCTACAAGAATCTTTTGAGAATGCGATTCAGGAAGTTGTAGAAGGAATGATTGAAGAAGTAGCGGAAAACATCATGATGATGACAACAGGTTCGTCTGTAACAGGTGCGCTGAGTCCTATCTTACCAGCGTTAGCTGCTGCCAAGGTTGCTACCGGAGCGATTAAAGCAGTTTTGGATTGTGTCGATATATTCTAAATATTTTAACGCTGTTTTCAACTCATCGATCGCGTCTCAACTATTGGAAGTCTAAAATATGAACGAGCAATTAGGACAAACCCTGACATCGTTATCTCAAATGGCGAGTGTATTTCCTGAAAAACTAGATAGTTTAGTACAACTATCATCGGAAGTCCAAGCAGAAGCCGATCGCCTGGTTAGCAATATTGAAGAAAAGCAAGAGCAGATTGCAGAAATTCTCGAACAAATTCAAACTGCACTAACCGAATTAAAAGAGGAAGCTACAGAGCATCAATCTCAACTTGAAAGTGAAATTGTCGAACTTGAAAGTGGAGTTGAATCTTTAACAGAATTTATCTCTGAAGCTCAAGGACAGCTCAGTAGCGAAATTGAAACGACTCAAAGCAAAATTTCAGAACTCAAAGAACATTTGGATGAAAGTAGTTCTACAACTGAAAAGACGGGTGAAGAAACTCAAAACACGCTAACACAAGCTCAAGAAAAAATTCAATCCGGTCAAGACAAATTAACTTCTGCTGTAGAAGCAACCAGTAAAGAAGTAGAAGCTTTCCAAGAAAAGCTTGACGAATTAAAATCTGCTCTTAGCGAACAGATCGAGCAACTTAGTGAAGATATGGAGAAGTCACAAGGAGAAGTTGGCGAAAAAATTCAAGCTATGGCAGATACTTTTATTGATTTACATCAAGACTTTACTTCCAAGTTAAATCAATTAAGTAGCCAAACTGTCAAAGGCGAAACGGACGATCTGTTAAATCAAGCTCAAGAAAAAATTCAAGCAGAACTGAAAGAATTAATTACAGAAGCCGTTAAAAACGTGACGGATTCCGTAGAAGAGATGAGTCAGAAAATTTCGGGTTCTAGTGAAGATGCTTCCATTGCTCGTAAAGCCTTGGAACCATTATTCGACCAGCTTGATGAATTTATCGATCCGCTTAAAGATGGAGTTGAAGCCGTGAAAGATGTAGCCGAAAGCCTTGGAATAGATTTTGGCTGATGAGAAAAAACCTGAGCGAATAGAAATCGCAACTACACAAACAAAGTCCGCCTGCGCGGACTTACATAGAGGTAATTTATCAAAATAGAATTCTTTTCATAAGAACTATAATCGAGGTAAATCGTGGCTGATTTTGAAACAACTGCAACAGAAACAGTAACTAAACTGACAGAATTATTAGGTGAAGCCGAGCAAGCACAGTCAGAATTAACAGGCTTGCGAGAACAAATTGCCCAGGTTTCCGAACAAATGGATAGTCACTGGCAGACATTAAGCGATCGCGCTCAATCTTTATTAGAACGAATTAATAGCGCTAAGGAAGATTTGAGTGAAGAAGCTGAATCGCTCAGTCAAGAAGTCACTCAGCTCAAGGAAAATGTAGAAACTTGGCAGAATGAAACTAATGAAGAAAACGAAGCTACCAAAACAGAAATCAGTTCGCTTGGTGAAGACTTAGACTCGACTAAATCCGAGCTAGAATCGAATTTAGAGGCAGTAGAAGAAGTTTTTAAATCTCTTCAAGAAAAACTAGAGGAAGTTGCCACAGAGTTAGAGGAACAGTTTTCAGAGCAGGAAGACTTTCTCCAAAACGATGTATCCGATCGCCTAGAGAGTCACCAATCTGATTTAGAAGAACGAGCTTCAGAGTTTGAATCGCACATTAAAGATGAATCTGCTCCAGCAATTGCCGAATTAGTCAGCGAATTTGCAACTCAGGTTGAGGATGTAATAGAGCAACTAACTGAGAAAACCAAAGATTTGCAAGAATCGACATCAGATACAACTGAAGATGCAATCTCTAAATATAAAGAAACTCAAGAAGAAGTCTTTGATAAGCTGATGGATACGGCAAAAGATCTAGAAAAAATGATGGATAAACTGAGCGGCTTTGTTGATAAAAGTGGTGATACAGCTGAGACTGCTAAAGATACCATGACTGATGGCGTAGAAGCTACTAATGTAGGTTTAAATGCAGCTCTGGGAATAATTGAAGATACTTATGAGATATTAAAGAAGTTTATTCCTTAGAAAAAATTCAAGTGTAGGGTGGGCAATGTCAACCCTGCCAAGGTAAGATTTTTCTTTGTCTAATAAACGAGCCGTAGAAACGCCGCTTTTGGATAAGCCAAGGATGGTATTTCGCAAAATACGTTTTGTTCGCATGTAAACGACTCCAACCCCTGCATAAATTTTCCAATCGCTCGCTATTTAAGAAGATAGTTCAACACACGGCAGGGTGATATGCAAACTATACAAGTAAACGTGGCGGAGCGCGATCGCCATCTAGCTACAGCGACGGAAATTTCCCAAGAATGGCGTTTGCGTCTCACTCAAGAATGTCCGACGCAAAGCGATACTGCCCGAGAAAGCATAGTCCGTTGGCTGATTGGCGAAGATACAGAACGCTATCAAACGTGCAATTCTCTTCAGTTATCCATAGCACAGCAAGCTATGGAATACCGCTTTCGCATCCTCAAACAGCGATATTTAGGGGTTTCACCTCAGCAGGCATATCACCGCTTGACAATACGTTTGTGCAGTTTAGTACTACTGCGAAATAAAATTCACGCCCTCGTTGCCTTGGGTGGCGATCGCCGTCGGGCAGTCGTTGATGTTTTGCAAGAAATTATCCAAGATTTATTGCAGCGCGATCGCTATTTGCAACAACAAACAGCTTGGATTGCGGCGTGTACTGACGATATGAGACTGCGAACTGCCTTGCTATTAACTACTGTAGAAGAATATTGTTTGCGCCCGATTCACAATCGACCTTTAATCGTGCATCGCTTTGTCAATTTTCTTCGCCGGACGCAGATGGGAGGAGTCACACAAGTTCCAGAACGCAGAATTCTCAAACTACTGTCTGACGAATTCCTTTCTGATGATAGCGATCGCACTTGGAGCACGATCGACGTGCGATCGGTCAGCGTGTATCAAGACAGCCAGACCCAAGCAGAACAGCACGCAGCAAGACATCTCGTGCAATCGGAATTTAGCAACTATTTAACTCACAATTTGGGAGAAACTGCCGCGCAATGGTTAGAACTATACTTGCAAGGTAGGTCTCAAGAAGCGATCGCCCAACAGTTAAATTTGTCAGTCAAAGAAGTCTATCGACTGCGAGAAAAAATTGTCTACCATGCCGTGAAAGTATTTGGATTAAAACATCATCCAGAACTAGTGAGTCATTGGCTGGGAACGAGTTTAGAAGAACACAGTTTCGGTTTGACACCTAAACAATGGCAGGAATTTTGGGAGCAACTAACCCCGAGGCAGCGCCAGGTTGTAGAGTTAAGAAAATCTGGCAAAAATTTAGATGCGATCGCCTACACTCTCAACCGCAAGTTAAATCAAATTACTAGCGAATGGAATAAACTTTGCTTAGTAGCCCAAGTCGTGCGAAGTGGGATGAACTAAAATACCAATTTTTTTAGATAATCAAGTTTTCGAGGCAATAACTTTTTACTTACTCGATTCCTCAACAGTTTCAATCGCTGCTAAACAAAACTGAGAAACAGCCATAATCGCAAACACAGAACCAAAATAGATAGCAGTGAGAAATTCAACCGTGTTATCAAAAGGAATGAAGGCAGTCATGGCGATGGTCACCTTTAAGAGGGAGCAGGGAGTAGGGAGCAGGGAGCCGGGAGTTGATAAAACGTAACTTGTAACTTGCGACTTGATAATTGCTCCATACTCTCTCGAAACAGTACACCACCCTTTCGTGCAGCAGTCAAGCAAAAATTTTGCTTTTTTTCTACTGTCTGGCAACTGCTTCTATACGTTTACAGTAGCGATCGCGCGTTCGACAATTTGTAAGGCTGCGTCCACTTCTGCGGCTGTCACAATCAAGGGTGGCACGAAGCGAAGCACTTTTGGTCCTGCCGGAACGAGTAACAAACCTTCAGCGATCGCCGCTTGAACTACATCAGCTGCCGTAATTTCGCTTTCGGCAGCTAACTCCATCCCATTAATTAAACCCCAACCGCGCACATCAGTGATGAGCGCCGGATATTTGGCTGCCAGCGCCCGCAAGCCCGTTCTGAGCTGTTCGCCCCGTGCCAAGACGTTTTCTAATAAATTCTCTTTGGCGAGCGTTTCGCACACCGTTAAGGCGACAGCACAGGCAAATGGGTTGCCGCCAAATGTACTGGCGTGATCTCCTGGTGCAAATACATCGCAGTGTTGTTTGCACATCATCGTCCCGATCGGGATACCACCACCTAAACCTTTAGCAGAAGTGAAAATATCTGGTTCGATGCCTAAGTGTTCGTAGCCCCACAATTTCCCCGAACGTCCCATCCCCGCTTGCACTTCGTCGAGAATCAGTAAAATTCCGGTTTCGTCGCAAATTCGACGAATGGCTTGGAAGTAAGCCACATCCCCAGGGCGCACGCCGCCTTCCCCTTGTAGGGGTTCAAGTAAAATCGCACTTACAGCCCGATCGCCTTCATCCAGTTCGGAAATTGCCGCTTCAATCGCTTGAATGTCGTTGTAGGGAACGTAGTCAAACCCTGGGACTAATGGAGCAAAGTTTTTTTGATATTTCGGCTGTCCGGTGGCGGTAATCGTCGCTAGCGTCCGTCCGTGGAAGCTGGCGTTGGCGGTGAGAATAACTGGATGCTCGATCTTCTGTACGGTATGGGCGTATTTGCGGGCGAGTTTAATCGCGGCTTCATTGGCTTCCGCACCGGAATTGCAGAAAAAGGCTTTCTCGGCACATGAATGCTGAATCAACCATTGGGCTAGTTGCCCTTGTACGGGGACGTAAAACAGATTGGAGACGTGGTGTAGCGTCTGGATTTGGCGCGTCACTGTTTCCACCATCGCTGGATGGGCATGTCCCAGGGTGCAGGTGGCAATTCCGGCGACAAAATCGAGATACTCTTTGCCTGTGGTATCCCAAACCCGACAACCCGCACCCCGTTCTAAGGCAATCGGGAAACGGGCATATGTGTCCATGACTGCTTCGTTGAAGCGATCGAAGTCGTATGCACCAGTTTGTTGCGGATTGGATTCTACGACTAATGTGGGCTGAGAAACAGTGTCTAAGCTCATGGATGGTTCCTTAATTGTGGTTGGTAGAATTCTAGGGACGTTATATGTCAGCCTCTATAAAATATTCAATTACCTACTTGTAAGATCTCTTCTAAAATTAACTTTTCAGCAGTAGAGTTACCCGCACTCAGCTTTACTTTAGCGCGATCGCAAGCATTTAACTTACCATTTGGCTCGAACTGAAAATCTTGCTCCCGTACAAACCCTTGCGCTTGGAGTTTTTTCAGGGCAAACTGGGTTGCCCACTCTACCAAATCTAGTTCGGGTTCGAGATATTGAGGATGACGCAAAAGCCAACGACAAGCATCGGGATCGGTATCGGCAAGCTGATAAAGTGCCGTAGCCAAGATCTCCTCGACACATTTAGGGCTAGGTAAAGCGGTAAAAAAGTCTTTAAGCGAGCTAATTAGCGTGGGTGTTTGAGTTTTAAACACATCTACGGCTAATTCAACATGTGGCTTACAGGTACTATTAGATATACACATAATGGCTGCCTTCCACTTCACTCACCCATCGGCAGACAAGACAACACAGAGTGGTTGACAGTGCGTTGACAGTTTACCGTTGACCAGCGATCGGCGATCGATCCCCAGTTAAGTTGTCTGACTTTAAATCTGAAGTTAAAAGAAAAATGTGAATAATTTGTGAACCGTAGTAGCGCCATTTTTGGCGATCGTATATAAACTTAAGGCGAGGGGCGAGAGAATTCAGAATTCGGAATTCACTGGTCACTGATAACTGCTCCCTCAGCTCTCCTATCCCTTATCGGTAGCAAAACATGAACGAACAGTCCTATTCCTACGAGGCACTTCAAAACCAAAAAAAGTTTTATGATTCTCGGTTTCAGGCAGGTTATATGCAGGATTTCTCAGGATTATTTGAGTCCTGTAGATTTTATGCAATGAAAGATATATTGAAGCAAATAAAATCGAGTGGTTTCAATCCAGCAACAATTTTAGATTATGGTTGTGGCGAAGGACGATACCTCAATTTGTTAAAAGATTACTTTCCTACATCTGCTCTCCACGGCTGTGATATATCAGACGAAGCATTAACAATTGCTAAAAATATATATTCATCAGCTCAATATACTCCCATGAGTGATGAAACAGTTAATTTACCTGACAATTCTTTCGATCTCATCATCTCCATAGAAGTTCTAGAACATGTAGGTGATGTTGCTCAGTCTATAACAGAGATCGGTCGATTACTCAAACCGCAAGGGATGACAA from Scytonema millei VB511283 harbors:
- a CDS encoding HetZ-related protein 2, whose amino-acid sequence is MQTIQVNVAERDRHLATATEISQEWRLRLTQECPTQSDTARESIVRWLIGEDTERYQTCNSLQLSIAQQAMEYRFRILKQRYLGVSPQQAYHRLTIRLCSLVLLRNKIHALVALGGDRRRAVVDVLQEIIQDLLQRDRYLQQQTAWIAACTDDMRLRTALLLTTVEEYCLRPIHNRPLIVHRFVNFLRRTQMGGVTQVPERRILKLLSDEFLSDDSDRTWSTIDVRSVSVYQDSQTQAEQHAARHLVQSEFSNYLTHNLGETAAQWLELYLQGRSQEAIAQQLNLSVKEVYRLREKIVYHAVKVFGLKHHPELVSHWLGTSLEEHSFGLTPKQWQEFWEQLTPRQRQVVELRKSGKNLDAIAYTLNRKLNQITSEWNKLCLVAQVVRSGMN
- a CDS encoding aspartate aminotransferase family protein; its protein translation is MSLDTVSQPTLVVESNPQQTGAYDFDRFNEAVMDTYARFPIALERGAGCRVWDTTGKEYLDFVAGIATCTLGHAHPAMVETVTRQIQTLHHVSNLFYVPVQGQLAQWLIQHSCAEKAFFCNSGAEANEAAIKLARKYAHTVQKIEHPVILTANASFHGRTLATITATGQPKYQKNFAPLVPGFDYVPYNDIQAIEAAISELDEGDRAVSAILLEPLQGEGGVRPGDVAYFQAIRRICDETGILLILDEVQAGMGRSGKLWGYEHLGIEPDIFTSAKGLGGGIPIGTMMCKQHCDVFAPGDHASTFGGNPFACAVALTVCETLAKENLLENVLARGEQLRTGLRALAAKYPALITDVRGWGLINGMELAAESEITAADVVQAAIAEGLLLVPAGPKVLRFVPPLIVTAAEVDAALQIVERAIATVNV
- a CDS encoding class I SAM-dependent methyltransferase; the encoded protein is MNEQSYSYEALQNQKKFYDSRFQAGYMQDFSGLFESCRFYAMKDILKQIKSSGFNPATILDYGCGEGRYLNLLKDYFPTSALHGCDISDEALTIAKNIYSSAQYTPMSDETVNLPDNSFDLIISIEVLEHVGDVAQSITEIGRLLKPQGMTILSTPCANKFSFEWWQNRLTGGLQPSFDGYGRFKTDEPGHLRRLCDRHLKSLCSDVGIDIYKIYHRAHLFETLAPKGRLFKRIPQACVGFGMLDWYLFKNFPNGSTMIALGKKR